One Algoriphagus sp. Y33 genomic window, CGAAGTACAACATGAATCTTGCGCTGTATTCATGCAATCATACTGTTGTCACAGAGAAAGAAAGTCACAGAATCAGCTTAGACAACGAAAAAGAAACTTTCGATAATATCTGTCAGCTGATAGAATCATATCTAATCAAAACAAAAATCCCTGCCCATAAAGTAATTGCGATTGGGTTTTCCATGCCTGGGCTTACGGATTCTATTGGAGGTGTGAACTACACCTATTTGAGATTTGGAGACAAAACCCTTCTCGAAAACTTGGAAACGAGATTTTCGAAGAAAATTTTCCTCGAAAATGATGCTCGCGCAATGACTTTGGCTGAATTCAAGTTCGCTACTGCTCATAACTATAAAAATGTACTTGGTCTGTTTATCGGCTGGGGGATTGGACTGGGTATCATCATAGACGGCAAATTGTACCAAGGAGCATCCGGTTTTGCAGGAGAGTTCAGCCATTCGCCTATCTTTGAATCCAGAGATGTAACCTGCACCTGCGGCAAAAAAGGATGCTTGGAAGCTGTAGCATCAGGGACGGCAATCGTCAAGATGGCCGAAGCAGCCATCAAACTCGATAAGGACAGCATATTGGCTCGAATGGCTCGAAATCAGGAAGGTGGCATAGTGCCCAATCTAGTCGTCGAGGCGGCCTTGTCCGGTGATCAACGGGCAATCACCATACTTTCGGAAGCAGGTTTGGATCTAGGAAGAGGCATCTCTATGCTAATCCAGGTACTGAATCCCGAGCTGATAATCATCGGTGGCTCAGTTGCTGAGGCAAATCAATATTTAATCACGCCAATTCAACAAGCTCTTAATATTTACAGTATGGCAAAATCCCGGGAAAAGTCCCAACTCGCACTTTACCAACTCGGTGAGGATGTTGGGCTATTGGGAGGTGTTGCTGTAGTGAACGAACAACTCTTCGAAGATATAATCAATAGGCTGAACTAAACCTCAGCTCCAAATAAACTCATGCGTTTCCTCAACTTACCCAAAGCAGTACTTGCACTGATTTTAGGACATATTCTTATCCTTCACGTTGGAAACACACTTCTAGCTCAATCTTCCAATATGGTTTTTGAAAGAATATCCGGTAAAAAATCCGGAGTTACTTTCAAAAATCAGCTCAAAGAGGATACATACAACAATATACTCCGGTATGAATACTTCTATAATGGTGGTGGAGTAGCAGTCGGAGACTTAGACAACGACGGGCTGGAAGATATTTTTTTCACCGGCAATATGGTACCCAACAGGGTTTATAAAAACCTTGGAAATTTCAAATTTGAAGACAAAACCAAATTTTCCGGCATTTCAGGTAAAGATTCCTGGGCTACGGGAGTGGCCATGGCAGATGTGAATGGAGATGGACTCCTTGACATCTATGTAAACTACTCAGGAAAAGGAGATGTTAACAGCCGCCGAAATGAACTTTGGATTAACAGAGGGGGATTCAAGTTTCAGAATGAAGCAGAAGCATACGGTCTGGATGATGCAGGAAATAGTACCCAGGCATTATTTTTTGATTTTGACAGAGATGGTGACCTCGATATGTATCTGCTGAACCACCACATTCAGTCCATCCATGAAATGGAATTTTCTGAGGTGAAATCTATCAGACACCCCTCGGCAGGAGACAAGCTCTTCAGAAATGACGGAGGGAAATTCGTAGACGTATCGGAACAAGCCGGAATCAAAGGTTCTGCACTGGGCTTTGGCCTTTCTGTAATTTCCTCTGATGTGAACCAAGATGGCTGGCCTGACTTGCTAATCACCAATGACTACATTGAGCCCGATTACCTGTATATCAACAATGGGGATGGCACATTCACTGACCAACTAACCGAATATTTTCAGCACATATCCCACTTTTCGATGGGGGCGGATATCGCTGACATCAACAATGACGGCAAGCCCGACATCTACACCCTCGACATGCTTCCTGAAGACAATACAAGACAAAAGTTGCTCTATGGGCCTGAAAACTATGAGCAATATGCACTAATGATCCAAGAGGGATTCTACCATCAAAACATGAGAAATATGCTTCAGGTGAATTTGGGTGAGGGATTCTTTTCTGAAGTGGCGCAAATGGCCGGGATTTCAAATACAGACTGGAGTTGGTCCGCCCTATTTTTTGATGCAAACAATGATGGGCAAAAAGACTTGTTTGTCACCAATGGCTATTTCCGGGATTACACCAATCGGGATTTTTTGAAGTACAAGGGGGATTACTATTTCAAACAGGCGATAGCAGCAGAAAAAGCCGACACATTGCATCTGGTCACCGGTATGAGCTCAACACCAATTCATAATTATATTTTTGAAAACAACGGAAATCTAAAATTCTCGGATCGCTCCTTGGAATGGGGATTTACTGAAAAGAACTTTTCAAATGGAGTAGCTTATGCTGATTTGGACAATGACGGGGATCTGGATTTGGTCATAAACAACCTAAACGATCTGGCGGGAATTTATGAAAACAAGATAAATCCAGCCAATTACCTTCAAATTCAACTCTATCAAGACGATCAGAACAAATTTGCGATTGGAGCCAAAGTGGAAATCTACGATGGACAGACAAGGCAATTTGCAGAAGTCCAAGCCGTACGTGGCTTTCTATCTTCAGTGAGTACAAGACTACATTTCGGATTAGGTGACCGCACTGAAGTCCTCTCAGTTAAAATTAGCTGGCCGGACGGAAGTTTTCAGCTTTTGGAAAATATAAAAGGAAAACAACTTCTGAAAATCAAAAAGGAAAACACGAGCCCATCAGAAAAGTCTTCTGGGCCCAGCCCTATCTTCGTACGCTCTGTAAATGCACCAAACTTCGTATCGAAGCCGACGGGCTTTAATGATTTTAAGCGTCAGCCGTTGATGATCAACATGCCCAGTTATATCAGCCCTATTCTGGCCCAAGGAGATCTTAATGGAGATGGGAATCCCGAGATTTTTATCGGTGGAACTAAGGGACAACCGGCAAAAATTTTCACCCTAAAAAATGAGGAATGGATACCTTATCAAGGTTTCCGCTCCTCTCCCGATTTTACTGACGCAGTAGCTATTTTTGAAGATTTCAATGGAGATAACGTACCGGATTTATTTGTGGGTAGCGGTGGCT contains:
- a CDS encoding ROK family protein, which translates into the protein MNLINPQEVIDKMDGVVEIKSYLNKIKIIKNLYIKKANTASEICAEVGISLPTVNSLLSDLISSGEVIKQGRAESQGGRKPDLYRLAPDAFYVLSVDLSKYNMNLALYSCNHTVVTEKESHRISLDNEKETFDNICQLIESYLIKTKIPAHKVIAIGFSMPGLTDSIGGVNYTYLRFGDKTLLENLETRFSKKIFLENDARAMTLAEFKFATAHNYKNVLGLFIGWGIGLGIIIDGKLYQGASGFAGEFSHSPIFESRDVTCTCGKKGCLEAVASGTAIVKMAEAAIKLDKDSILARMARNQEGGIVPNLVVEAALSGDQRAITILSEAGLDLGRGISMLIQVLNPELIIIGGSVAEANQYLITPIQQALNIYSMAKSREKSQLALYQLGEDVGLLGGVAVVNEQLFEDIINRLN
- a CDS encoding VCBS repeat-containing protein — protein: MRFLNLPKAVLALILGHILILHVGNTLLAQSSNMVFERISGKKSGVTFKNQLKEDTYNNILRYEYFYNGGGVAVGDLDNDGLEDIFFTGNMVPNRVYKNLGNFKFEDKTKFSGISGKDSWATGVAMADVNGDGLLDIYVNYSGKGDVNSRRNELWINRGGFKFQNEAEAYGLDDAGNSTQALFFDFDRDGDLDMYLLNHHIQSIHEMEFSEVKSIRHPSAGDKLFRNDGGKFVDVSEQAGIKGSALGFGLSVISSDVNQDGWPDLLITNDYIEPDYLYINNGDGTFTDQLTEYFQHISHFSMGADIADINNDGKPDIYTLDMLPEDNTRQKLLYGPENYEQYALMIQEGFYHQNMRNMLQVNLGEGFFSEVAQMAGISNTDWSWSALFFDANNDGQKDLFVTNGYFRDYTNRDFLKYKGDYYFKQAIAAEKADTLHLVTGMSSTPIHNYIFENNGNLKFSDRSLEWGFTEKNFSNGVAYADLDNDGDLDLVINNLNDLAGIYENKINPANYLQIQLYQDDQNKFAIGAKVEIYDGQTRQFAEVQAVRGFLSSVSTRLHFGLGDRTEVLSVKISWPDGSFQLLENIKGKQLLKIKKENTSPSEKSSGPSPIFVRSVNAPNFVSKPTGFNDFKRQPLMINMPSYISPILAQGDLNGDGNPEIFIGGTKGQPAKIFTLKNEEWIPYQGFRSSPDFTDAVAIFEDFNGDNVPDLFVGSGGYHDYLSSDESIHDRLYLNDGSGQLTRAVNFPDHSVSTGDAVAIDANGDGALDLFIGARLIPGKYPVIPQSKLLINDGAGNFSDQSPAYLPKSGNLGLVTGVEKMDLNADGLDDLVIVGEFMPITFLLNQGGKSFEDQTSAYLDKTRSGWWGSIHSADMDGDGDLDLIIGNYGLNTQFEANENKLIKLYAADFDKNGSIDPIYECYVGDQAFPYASRDELLDQMASMRSKFTDYASYSNATMEDLFTAQQLEEAQVLVANSLESMYLENTGSGFKAIPLPREAQAFPVYAIQTMDVNQDGNMDLILGGNQTFTRIRIGVIDAGLGLVMLGDGKGNFHPLSPSESGIGIKGDIKSILQLQSSDESSLLFGIHNQQIQRYTIK